The DNA region AATGAATTCACGTTCTTCAACATCACTAGGAAGCTTGATGTAGTATTCCACTGGCATTAATGTCTCCGGGTCACGATATAAGCCGATATGACCTACCTTAGCGGCTGGGATTAACTTTAAAACCCCATCAACCATTCCGATACCGGCGCGCAAAATCGGAACAATCCCAATTTTTTTCCCTGAGAGAACCTTTGATTTTGTCGGGCAGACAGGTGTTTCAATTTCGATATCTTCAAGTGACATATCCCTTGTGATTTCAAAAGCCATTAGTGTTGCGACTTCATCTACCAATTCACGAAACTCTTTTGTTCCTGTGTTTTTATCACGTATGTAAGTCAGCTTGTGCTGGATGAGTGGATGGTCGAAGACGTATACCTTTGCCACAATGATCGCCCCTTTTTTAAATTAATTTCAAACACTTCTTCTAATTTTACAGAAAAATAGTCCATAGAGCAACTTATCAACGAAAAAAAACGAGCTTACCGATATTTTCGGCAAGCTCCGTAATTAAGCAATTCTTGGTTCTAAGGAAGGAGTCCTTTGATCCTGATAAACAGTCAATACTGCACCCGCCATAATGAATACCGCAAAAATGATATTCCTAAACGAGAAATCGCCGCCAAGGAAAATGATATCTAAGAAAATCGCCCATGCAACATAAGAGATATTCAGTGCCATTGCACGAACAGGACCGATAAGTTTAATTGCTTGATAATAGAATACATATGAGAGCGTTCCGAATAAAGCAATAAGGCCAATTAACCAGAATGTGCCTGTTGAAGCAACCTTTACAGTTAAACCATGACCAACAAATATCGGAATTATTAATACCGCAAAGATAATCGCTGAAGTAAATTGTCTAATGAAAAGTGCTTGCATAGGCGAAACAACATCGTCCTTCATACCGTAAGCTGAGATAACAGATTCCATACCCCATCCAAAAATACAGAAAATGATGAACAGCAAACCTATGGAAAATGTTGTTCCAGAAATTAAGTTTCCTGAATAGCTAAGTGCAATTGTAAACCCAATACTCATTAACAAACCAGCCCAGTTCTTCAAAGAAAGTCTGTCTTTTAAAATAAAGAAAGCGAAAAATGCACCAACGGCTGGGAATATCGATGAGATCGTCGCCGTAAAGGACGCCCCAATACTTTGAACAGATAATACATAAAAAGTCATCCCTACTGGTCCACCAAGAGTGGCTGCCAACACAACCCACCAACCGGCTTTGGTTTTCAGCTTACTTACGGATGATTTCAATTCTCCGCGTACTGCCATTAAAATTAACATCCAAAATGCCGAGAACGCATCATGCAGGAAAGTACTTAAAAGTGGTGCTGCTAAAAGAATTTCCTCAAATTGCAAGAAAGTGGTTGATGCTAACGCATAACCTATTAATATTGTGTCGATCGCCCATGTCAATCCAGCGCCTAGGCCAATAGCGACACCTTTTCCATTAAATTTTTCCAAGTTGTTCTTCCCCCTTGAATTGTTGCAAAAATCCCTTCGCCCGGTTAAAACGAGTTATTCCGTACGATCCAAAATCTTCTCCGCCTGCTTCCTTCATTAACGCCCACAGCGTCCAAAGGAAATCAACAAAAATCTTATTTATAAGCAACTGCTCTTCACTTTCCCTTGTTACAACTCCCTCAAAGTACTCAAGCAAAAACAATTTTTCCTCAGATGGTGATAATTCAGCTTCAATAATATAAGCCGCAATATCCCAGAGCGGATCGTTCATACCGGAATATTCCCAGTCAATCAAGTACATCTTGTCGTTTCCACTTTTAACGAAATTTTCGGCAAGTGGGTCAACATGGCAAGGAACGAGCGGAATATTTAATGATTGATAATATTCCTGTAACTCCATCACCTGTTGCCGCACTTCCTCATGGCCGTCAAAAAGCTTACCCTTTAATTCAGCAATAACCGCTTCATATTCACCGGTTTTTTCAAACACACTGAAAACTGACCTAAATGACTCACCGGATGTATGCAACTTATTAAAAATAGCGGCCACTTGGGTCAGATTATCCTCCCGCTTACCCGTTTGCGGATTCAGGGTTTCGGCATTAGGGATAAACCGAACAATCTTCAAACCTGAATGTTCATTAAAATAGATTACTTCTGGCTGGATACCCAGCTTGTTTGCGACTTCCGTATTCACTTTTTCATCCAGACGATTAATATATTGCTCCGTCCCTTTACCAGGAATCCGGGCCGCGAACTCTTCCTCGCCAATCGTCACCTTAAAATTTCGATTGGTCAGACCGCCCAGCGCTTCCACCGACCCAACCATATCCACGTCAATTTTCAACGCATCTGCAACCACTTGCTTTAGCTCACGTTCCTTAAACTCAGCCTCTTTCGCCATCAACAAGGGGTAGAACTTATCAAGCACCTTACTATGCTGCTCACGGTCATCAATCTCCGCCCAAATCAAATCGGCAATTTTCAAAATCCCAATATCAATCTTCCGCGAAACATCTAACAGTAAATACTCATAGTTCACATACGGATTTTTATTCTTCCCATAAAAACAGAGCATTTCCTGATAAACCTCATACGAAAACTTCGTAATCCCCGTCATCTCACCATCAATACTATTTAACTGATGAATGTCTTTTGATATTTTAAAAAGGAACCCATTATGGAGTTCGATAAAAGCATCATCCCCAGAACCGCTTTCCTTCGTAATGAGGACGCAATCTCTTCCCGGATGATCGAGCACTTCACTAATGGCACGTTCCTCTATAAGGATGTCATCTTCAAACAAAATGAAATCATCGGTAATGTACTCTGCGGCAGCGGCTAGCGAGTACATGCTTCCTGTCCATAAATATCTTGGATTTTCCACAAAATGAATATTGGTTTTATCGTTAAGAAACTCTGCTTTTCCAAAGGCCTCTTTTTTATATCCCGTTACGATAATAATTTTTTCGATCCCTTGATTCTCAAGAATCGTAATCGTTCTTTCTAATAGTGTGGTATCCTTTATCGGCAACAGACAAGCGGGCCTATCGAATTCGGCTTTTTCCCCAGCCGCCAGAATGACGGCTTGCTTCACCGTTCTTCGTTCATTGTTATGTAGCCTAACCCTGGTTTCATGAAGTTGGTCCAATTCATTTTTTAAATAGTCTATCCCTGCTTGGGTAAGCAAATAGCAGCGGGTTTTTCCTTCATTTTGAGAAATGATTAGTTTCTCTTCAGCCAATTGATTGAGAGTATAATTCACCTTTCCAACTGAAAGGTTACATAGCTTTGCAAGTGATCTTTGAGTAATTTCAGGGTTTTTTGATAACGTGATTAGCATCTGAAATTTTTGCACCTGAGGAACAACCTCCTAATATGTTCATTTTTTGAACAGTGGTATCATAGCATATATTTCTTCTCTCGCATATAGAATTAATGTGACCATTTTTAAAACATGATAACTCGCCTCGAGATGACGACAAAAAAATCGGCCCCTTATGGGCCGATTCTTCTGACGTGTTTAATATTCTGGATAAAGCGTGAATTTGCTTGTCAGCGCTTCTACTCGTGCAGCTGCTTCCTGCAGCTTCGCTTCATCTTCGTGATTTTTCAACGTATACGCGATAATTGAAGCAATTTCGTCCATTTCAACCAAACCGAAGCCACGACTTGTTACCGCAGCTGTTCCAATGCGGACACCGCTCGTTACAAATGGACTCTGCGGATCAAATGGAATCGTGTTTTTGTTTACAGTGATTCCAATTTCATCAAGCACTTTTTCCGCCACTTTACCTGTTAAGCCGAGGGTCTGAAGGTCAAGCAAGAGCAGGTGATTATCCGTACCGCCTGAGACAAGCTTAAGCCCTTCTTTTTCCAAGCCTTCTGCAAGGCGCTTAGCGTTAACGATGATGTTCTCCGCATATTCCTTAAAGCTATCTTGAAGTACTTCACCAAAGGCAACAGCTTTTGCCGCAATTACATGCATTAGCGGACCGCCTTGAATTCCTGGGAAGATCGATTTATCAATTTTCTTGCCAAATTCTTCTTTACAAAGAATCATTCCGCCACGTGGCCCGCGAAGTGTTTTATGCGTTGTGGTTGTCACAAAATCCGCATAGGGAACAGGGCTTTGATGCAGACCTGCAGCCACAAGTCCGGCGATATGCGCCATATCCACCATTAAATAGGCGCCCACTTCATCAGCAATCTCACGGAACTTTGCAAAATCAATTTCTCTTGGGTACGCACTTGCTCCTGCCACAATCAGTTTGGGTTTATGCTCAAGAGCTTTCGCCAATACATCGTCATAGTTAATCCGTTGGGAGACTTCATCCACACCATATTCAACAAACTTATATTGAATACCGCTAAAGTTTACCGGGCTGCCGTGTGTTAAATGGCCGCCATGGGAAAGGTTCATCCCAAGCACCGTGTCACCTTGCTCGAGAATCGTAAAGTATACGGCCATATTTGCTTGAGCGCCTGAATGCGGCTGGACATTGACATACTCTGCACCAAAGATTTCCTTAGCGCGCTCGCGAGCTAAATCCTCGACGATATCCACATATTCACAACCACCGTAATAACGGCGACCTGGATAGCCTTCTGCATATTTGTTGGTTAAAACAGAACCCTGCGCTTCCATGATCGCTTCACTAACAAAGTTTTCTGAGGCAATGAGTTCAATTTTGCTGCGTTGACGGCCTAATTCTTTTTGAATCGCTTCAAAAACCTGCCCGTCCTGACCTTGCAAATGCTTCATAATTATCCCCCTTATATGTATGGACCTATATTTTCGAAAAATTCCCTCTTTATTTTAGCACGTTTCTATCTAAAATTAAAAGATGTAAGAAGGTCAGACCTTAGCCTGACCCTATCAGTTATGTACAGCTGAGGTTATCCTGATTTCGTTCATATACGGCCCGAGGACCGCCGATGAGTTTTGGACGAGTTTTCGCTAATGTCACATGGGCGTGGCCGACACTCTTTTGCCCGACACGAACAGGGACGGCGACATGTTTGATGTGCATGCCGATTAACGTGTTGCCGATATCGATTCCAGCATCGGCTTTTATAAACTCAACGACGACGGCATCCTCTAGCATATCAAATGCATACGTCGCCATCGCACCGCCTGCTGTCCGAACCGGAACAACCGACACCTCATCAAAGCCTCGTTCCGCCGCTACCGCTCTTTCCACGACAAGTGCCCTGTTCAAATGCTCGCAGCATTGGAACGCCAAGCTGACACCTGCACCTTGCGCAAACTGGCTCAACCTGCGGAAAATCATTTCAGCAACCTCAACCGTCCCCGCCGTGCCAATTTTTTTGCCGATTACTTCACTTGTACTGCAGCCGATCACTACGAGCTGCCCTGGATTCAAGGATGCTTGTACCGCAAACTCCGAAAGGATGAATTCAAGCTCTTTTTCCCATGATTGAATCATCTTGTCCATGTCCATCCTAGTTATTCTCGTATTCGCTGATTTTACCTACGCGTGTTGCGTGGCGTCCGCCTTCAAAACCTTCCGTTAACCAAATCTTGGCAATGTCACGCGCCAGTCCTGGCCCAATGACGCGTTCTCCCATCGCCAGAACATTGGTGTCATTATGTGCCCGGGTTGCTTTTGCACTAAAGGTATCGTGGACAAGAGCACAGCGAATCCCCTTCACCTTGTTGGCCGCAATACTCATGCCAATCCCCGTTCCGCAAATCAAAACCCCGCGGTCAAACTCGCCGCTGGCAACCTTCTGCGCAACCGGAAGTGCGTAATCTGGATAATCCACAGACGTCTCGCACTCACAACCAAAATCCACATATTCAATTCCAAGCTCGTCCATTAAACTAGCTATTTCTTTGCGAATATTCACTCCGCCATGATCTGATGCCAAAGCCACTTTCATATTCATTCCTCCTGTTTAGTTATCTGCTTTAATATTGACATACTGGTAAAAAAATATAAAGCGAAATAGGTGACTTGAGCACCTACAAAAAAACCGAATGCATCTGCACTCGGATCCTAAGACTATAATTTTTCGATCGCTTTGTTTATCCATTTTTCTAAATCTTGATACGTTTCTTGATAGATCTTCAAGTTGCCGCCAAAGGGATCGACAACGTCGTGGTCATAGGTTTCGCCGCTGAATTCCTTCAAGGTGAAAAGCTTTTTCCAGCACTCAGGATATTGCTGGAGAATCGCCGTCTTATGTGAAGCCGTCATGGTTAAAATTAAATCTGCCCAATCGACCTCATCCTTCGTAAGCAAACTGGATTGATGATGATGGTCAATCCCCTTTTCATCAAGCACTCTTTGGGCATGAGCGGACGCCTCACCTCCATTGGCCGCATATACCCCTGCCGATCTAACTTCGACACCATCCAGATTTTTATTTTTCAAGATAGCTTCTGCCATTGGACTCCGGCACGTATTTCCCGTACAAACAAACAATATGCGCTGCAATTGAGTCAGCCACCTTTCCCTCTATGATATGTATTATTTTAACAAAATTTTTTCGAATGGACAAAGCATTACAAAAACCCTTCTAAAGATCGTGGATGGTCATTAGAAAAGAGGCATAAGCAACTTGATTCCGAAGGCTAACAGGATACTGCCGCCCAAAGCCTCACCATAGTACCCAAGCCAGCCTTGAAATTTCCTCCCGAGCATCAACCCCGACCATGTTAAAATGGCAGCGGCAACACCGAAGAAAGCAATAACCAAAATGGTTTTCGCGCCATAAATTCCTAACGTTAATCCAAGCGAAAAGCTATCAAGGCTCACACTTAAGGCAAATAAAAGCAGCCCAAAACCTGCAGGTGCCAGCAACGTACTCTTCTCGTCTTTTTTGACCCCGCCCCAAATCATCTGCAAACCTAACAAAATTAACAGCAAACCTCCTAGCAATGAGGCAAACGTTCCGAATTTCTCAGATAAAAATTTTCCGGCAAACATTCCTACAAACGGCATCCAAACATGAAAAAAGCCAATAGTAATTCCAATGCTAAAAATTTGCCTTAACCGCAATTTAAACATGCCCATCCCAAGTCCTACGGAAAAGGCATCCATCCCTAATGCAAACGCCATTAACAACAGCGTAATAATTTCCCCAATCATACTTGCCCTCCCCTCAGACTTGCCCTTATTCAAGATATGCACGTCCAAAATGATTTAGAAGTTAACAAGGATTAGCTGGTTCAAAAAAATACCAGTCGTGCTGACTGGCATTTACTCATTTATTATTCTATTTCCGGCTGCTTTTTGCAGGCGATTCATAATCGCGTGACCAACACCGGTATTCGGAAACATTTCACTAAAAATAATGTCCACCTTTTCCTGATTAAAAGCCCTTAAGGTATCATAAAGCGCCGTCGCCACCGTCTCAAGCTCCGAACGTTTTCCGCAGGCTAAAACAAGCGCCGCATTGTACTCGCTGCGATTTTCCTTTGTGGTCAGGATACCGACACGTAAACCGTCCCGCTGTTTTTCTTCAACCAGCTCCTGCAGGAATACTTTGCTTCCATTAACTAAATACAAGGGGGCATCCGGTGCATAGTGCTTGTATTTCATCCCCGGTGATTTTGGTTTCGACGCCTCGTCTAGGAGTGCAGGATCCAACTGCACCTCACCAATGACCGCCTCTATCTGCTCTTTTGTTACCCCACCTGGTCTTAAAATGACTGGAATCGATTCCGTACAATCAATAACTGTTGATTCCACACCGACACCCGTTGGACCACCATCGAGCACGCCAGATATTTTTCCATTTAGATCATCCAGCACATGCCCGGCGTTTGTAGGCGAAGGTTTCCCCGAGCTATTCGCGCTCGGAGCCGCAATCGGTAGCTGACAGGCCTGCAGCAACGCCAGCGCGACAGGATGATCTGGAAGCCTAACAGCAACTGTATCTAAGCCCGCTGTTGCTTTTTCAGACAGAATACCATGTTTCTTTTTAAAAATAATCGTCAATGGACCTGGCCAAAACTTGTCCATTAACCTTTCCGCTTTCTCTGGAACTTCTTTCACAAAGCGAGTAAGCTGCTGTTTATCCGCAATGTGGATAATCAGTGGATTATCACTCGGTCGTCCCTTGGCCATGAAAATTTTCGCGACTGCCTCATCGCTTTCTGCGTTCCCGCCTAAGCCGTAAACTGTCTCTGTCGGCAGGGCAACTACCTCATTTTCCCGTAAAAAATGGGCAGCATCCACAACCTGTGGATTATTTTCAAGTTTATCCACATATTTATCCACGATCCATACTTTTGTGTCCATAGTTATCCACCTTTATTTAAAACGCGTATATTATCGAAATTTGCCGAAATTAGGCTCTTAGTCTCATATTTCCTTTGAAAGTATAAAAGATGCTGAGGATAAATACAAGGTCTTATCCACAAATTGTGCATAACAATGTTAAAAATGGGGATAACTTTGGGGATTCTTCAACAATCATAGTGAAAATTTTAAAAATAACGAGTTATCCACATTTAAAACGTGTCGAATGTGTTCTAACTTGTAAAACTCAACGGGTAAATCGTCCCTATCCACAATCTTAAACCCAAGCAGTTCAAAAAATCCAATTGCCGCTCCTTTATTCGTTGCTAAAAATAAATCGCTCAACCCTTTGTCCTTTGCTAGTTGGAGCATTTGATTAAATAGAAGGAGAATATCCTTATCCGCCTGTCCCGTTGTCACCGCTAACGAACGAAGTAGCCCGAACTCCTTGATCGCCTCCATTCCAAGTGTACCCTTAACATTAGAATCCTCATCCTCTAGCAGCAAAAAGTACTCTACCGTTTCCTCGGTTAATCCATCTGTCCCCAAACTAGCCAGTGTTAAAAACTCTCTCAATTTTCCTAAATCCTCTTGATTGGCGCAGCGAATAAGTGCTTGCATTCCAACACCCCATTTCCTTATGTTACTCTATTATTATGAATTAATAGAGTAAATAGAACGGTTGGTATGAGAACTCTAGTGAAATTTTTTGTTCTTTTATAAGAAAAAGTCTCGGTTAACTTGGCTGTTGATTTGCGCTCCAGGCACTTCGCTTTCCGCGGGCGGTCCGGTGAGCCTCCTCGTCGCTTCGCTCCTGCGGGGTCTCACCAGCCCCGTACTCCCGCAGGAGTCTCGCGCCTTCCGCTCCAATCAACATAGTTATAAAATCAACAATAACCTCTAACAGAACCAAGAAAAAAGGGTGAGCCTCTACTTTTCGTAGTAGCGTCTCACCCTTTCAATTAGAATTCTCTTCTAATGGAAGATGCTCTCCCATAATTCGATTACAAAGAATTTAACTTTAACCGGCTGCTCGTCTTCCGCTGTATAAACAGGAGCTGACTCTTCTTCTATACTCTCGTCGCTCTCTTCGATACCATCTATAATTACAGGTTCTTCTTCTTCAACTACTATATCTGTCGGTTCATCCCTATCAACCGGCTTTTTTTTCAATACTTCTTCTTCAACTTCTACTTCCTCTATAACATCTACTTCTTCTACTTTTGGTTCCATCATTGCTGCCTTGACCGTTTGATTATCCTCAAAGCCATCACCAACAGCCACTCCATTAGAGAAGTCCAGGAAACATAATGGTGGATAAAGCACGCACCACCAATTGGCGCCTACCCCTTCACCCAATGTAATTAAGATCGCTTGGTATTCTCCCGCTGGATATAAAAATTGTCCATATAATTTCGTCGGAAACTGAACCTTGCCAAACTCCACGTTTACATCCTGGGTTGACTTTTGTTCAGCGACAACCTTTTCAGCAATCTTCTGGATTTCCGGAACCTTTGATTGAATTACCTCTTTTGCTTTTTCTAGTGAGGTTAAATCCTGAACCCATAAGGTAATTTGCGCATTCACGGCATCGCGGACCTTTCGTTTAATCTCCTGATCAGGCCCTGAATCACTATTAGCAAGAATCCTCAGGCGAATCGCCTCACCCGGAATGACAATCGAATCCTTCGCGATTGCTTCATTTTTCGGCATATATAAATTTAAAATCGTCGCAAACGATAAAATGATTAAATAAGACCAGACTAACACTTTACTATTCATGCTTGGCACCGTCCCTTCACTATCTACATTGTGGACAGAAACCAAGAATCTTAAACTATTAAATTTTTAAAAAATGAGAGATTTACTTTTTACTGTACTTTTGCTGCAGAATAAAGCGCTCTTTTAGACATTTCCCCTTTTAATCGAAGGGGTTTTGTCCGTTCATCGAGCTTATGAAAGACATTTCCATCCTTCACCGACACCGTTTTGTCGTTCATCGAGCTTATGAACGACTTTTCCATCCTTCGCCGACACCGTTTTGTCGTTCATCGAGCTCGCCGAAAAAACCCCAGAGTCTTAGTCTCCGGAGTTAATTTCTGCAAACACCATGCGGTCCTTGCCGTTAATATCATTGACGATTTCCACTTTAACGTCTTCAAATGCCTTTTTAAAAAGGTCGGCTACCGCTTCCCCCTGACCAGCCCCAATTTCAAACGCAACGAGCGCGCTAGCAGCTAGCACCTGTGGAAGCTCGACCATAAAGCGGCGATAAAAGTCGAGACCATCGTCTCCGGCAAACAACGCCCGGTGAGGTTCATGCTCAGTGACTACCTCGGACATTGTGTTGATGTCATCGACAGGAATATAGGGCGGGTTCGAAACCACAACATCCATCCGCTGACCGATAAACGGCTGAAGCAAATCCCCACGGACAAATTCAACATCTGCTCCTAGCCGCTGAGCATTCTCCCTCGCCACTGCCAAGGAATCCTCAGCAATATCAGAAGCATAAACCTGTAAGGACGGTCGTTCCAGCTTCAGGCTAATCGCAATTGCTCCGCTGCCCGTGCCAATATCGACAAGCTTTAACTCCTCACGTTCGAGGCTATTCATTCGTTTCAAGGTTTCAAAAACAAGCTCTTCTGTTTCCGGCCTCGGAATCAGGACCGCTTCATTCACAGTAAACACCCGCCCATAAAACTCCTCATGACCGATGATATATTGAATCGGCGTCCCCTTGTAATGTTCCTTGACGGCAGTCTCAAATTTAGTCCATTGCTCTGGTGTTAATTCCTCACGAATATTGGCAAACAGCTGTGCCCGCGTCATATCCGTGAAATGGCGGAGCAACAATTCACCTGCATTGGCATCCCTATTTGCTTTTTCTAAAAAAGAAGAAGCCCATTTCAGAGCTTCGAACACTTTTTTATTCATCGGACGCATGTTCAAGCTTTTTCGATTGATCTTCAAGAACTAATGCATCAATCACATCATCAAGCTTGCCTTCGATTATTTGATCGAGCTTTTGAATCGTTAACCCGATACGGTGATCAGTAACGCGATTTTGCGGAAAGTTATAGGTACGAATACGCTCTGAACGATCACCGGTACCTACCGCAGATTTACGAACTTGATCAAGCTCTGCTTGCGCTTCCTGCTGGAATTTATCATAAACACGCGCACGTAACACCTTCATCGCTTTGTCTTTGTTTTTATGCTGGGATTTTTCATCCTGGATAGAAACGACGATACCTGTTGGTAAATGCGTTAACCGAACTGCTGACATCGTCGTGTTAACACTCTGTCCGCCAGCGCCACTTGAAGCAAAGGCATCAAAGCGAATATCCTTTTCATGGATTTCATATTCAAATTCTTCCGCTTCCGGCAAGCAAGCAACCGTTGCCGTTGACGTATGAATTCGCCCGCCTGATTCTGTTTCTGGCACACGTTGTACCCGGTGCGCGCCATTTTCAAATTTTAGTTTTGAGAATGCGCCCTTACCCGTAATCATAAAAATAATCTCTTTGTAGCCGCCAAGACCTGTCGGACTCGCATCCATTACTTCCGTTTTCCAGCCCTGTGCATCAGCAAAGCGGCTGTACATACGGTATAATGTGCCGGCAAATAATGCCGCCTCGTCTCCGCCAGCAGCTCCGCGGATTTCCATGATAACGTTCTTGTCATCATTCGGGTCTTTTGGAACGAGAAGAAGCTTCATTTTCGCTTCTAACTCTTCTACCTGTGCTTCGAGCTCACTGACTTCTTCCTTAACCATTTCCCGCATATCCGCATCAAGCTTATCCTCAAGCATCAATTTGGCATCCTTGAGTTCTTCACGCGTCTCTTTATATTGACGATACGTTTGAACTGTCTCTTGTATATCAGATTGTTCTTTCGAATATTCACGTAGCTTCTTTGAATCATTAATTATTGTTGGATCGCTTAAAAGTTCATTTAGCCTTTCATAACGATCTTCAACCGATTGAAGACGATCGTACACAGTTACTCACCTCTATTTTAGTCCATAACATTATAATTATAGTATAGGTGAAAACCCCCGTCAAAACCAAATTAGTTGAAGATAAATTTTTCCTGTTTTTGGTGACAAAAAAAAGCTGCCAATAGGGAAAAAAACATGCCCTTAAACAGAGCATGTTATCTTACGCGTACCTTAATATAATAACGCGGCAAGGATTGGACAAGGTCCTTTTCCAAGCGCTCGATATCATTAATATTATGTTGACCCTTTGGATTCACGGTTACGATCATTCTGTCGCCGCTGTTGCTGACACGAACAGAAGTTAACTCAAAGTCAGCTGATTTATTAACAACCTGTTTAGCCTTATCGATATCTGAGCCAAAGTTGTTCCTATTCGCTTCTCCATCTGTTCCGATTCTTCGAATATCAAGGAAATTAGGGTTTTGACCAGTAATATCATCCTGCACCTGGTGCTGACGATTAATATTCTCGTGGTTTGCACGATTCGACATGAAGTTCGGATTACTCTGGTCCGTTCGCAAATCATATGCAGTTTCTTCATTTCTAGCCTGACACGCGGTTAACATAATCATCATAAGTAAAATGAGAAATATCCACTTTTTCAAAAATGTCACCTCCCATTTACTAGCATGCCCGCTCGCGGATTGAACAGTTCAGTGAAATCCTTCCATTTTAATAAAGGCTGTGTTAACCAAGTCTGTTGATTTGCGCTTAAATAACCAGCGAAAGTAAAATAAGCGAAGATTTTCCGGTTATTTGAAAAATGGAGCTCGTTTCGTGGAATATAAGCGGAGATTTTCCGGTTATGCTATGCAAAATCCCCCATTTTTATGTTTTTTATATAAATAGGCGGAATCTCTCCGTCTATTTAGGCTATTTTTAATGCTTTTTACCAAATAAGCGGAATTTCTCCGTCTATTTAGATTCTTAAATTTTATAAAATCAACAATAACCTTTAACATAGGTTAATAAAAAAAAGCCCAAGAGGCGCTCCTCTTAGACTTAGACTGTCAGGCTATTTTACTACACTTGCGTATGTAGCGGCTGTTTTTGGAA from Neobacillus sp. FSL H8-0543 includes:
- the glyA gene encoding serine hydroxymethyltransferase, with amino-acid sequence MKHLQGQDGQVFEAIQKELGRQRSKIELIASENFVSEAIMEAQGSVLTNKYAEGYPGRRYYGGCEYVDIVEDLARERAKEIFGAEYVNVQPHSGAQANMAVYFTILEQGDTVLGMNLSHGGHLTHGSPVNFSGIQYKFVEYGVDEVSQRINYDDVLAKALEHKPKLIVAGASAYPREIDFAKFREIADEVGAYLMVDMAHIAGLVAAGLHQSPVPYADFVTTTTHKTLRGPRGGMILCKEEFGKKIDKSIFPGIQGGPLMHVIAAKAVAFGEVLQDSFKEYAENIIVNAKRLAEGLEKEGLKLVSGGTDNHLLLLDLQTLGLTGKVAEKVLDEIGITVNKNTIPFDPQSPFVTSGVRIGTAAVTSRGFGLVEMDEIASIIAYTLKNHEDEAKLQEAAARVEALTSKFTLYPEY
- a CDS encoding DMT family transporter: MEKFNGKGVAIGLGAGLTWAIDTILIGYALASTTFLQFEEILLAAPLLSTFLHDAFSAFWMLILMAVRGELKSSVSKLKTKAGWWVVLAATLGGPVGMTFYVLSVQSIGASFTATISSIFPAVGAFFAFFILKDRLSLKNWAGLLMSIGFTIALSYSGNLISGTTFSIGLLFIIFCIFGWGMESVISAYGMKDDVVSPMQALFIRQFTSAIIFAVLIIPIFVGHGLTVKVASTGTFWLIGLIALFGTLSYVFYYQAIKLIGPVRAMALNISYVAWAIFLDIIFLGGDFSFRNIIFAVFIMAGAVLTVYQDQRTPSLEPRIA
- a CDS encoding low molecular weight protein arginine phosphatase, whose product is MQRILFVCTGNTCRSPMAEAILKNKNLDGVEVRSAGVYAANGGEASAHAQRVLDEKGIDHHHQSSLLTKDEVDWADLILTMTASHKTAILQQYPECWKKLFTLKEFSGETYDHDVVDPFGGNLKIYQETYQDLEKWINKAIEKL
- a CDS encoding TIGR01440 family protein; this encodes MIQSWEKELEFILSEFAVQASLNPGQLVVIGCSTSEVIGKKIGTAGTVEVAEMIFRRLSQFAQGAGVSLAFQCCEHLNRALVVERAVAAERGFDEVSVVPVRTAGGAMATYAFDMLEDAVVVEFIKADAGIDIGNTLIGMHIKHVAVPVRVGQKSVGHAHVTLAKTRPKLIGGPRAVYERNQDNLSCT
- a CDS encoding manganese efflux pump MntP family protein is translated as MIGEIITLLLMAFALGMDAFSVGLGMGMFKLRLRQIFSIGITIGFFHVWMPFVGMFAGKFLSEKFGTFASLLGGLLLILLGLQMIWGGVKKDEKSTLLAPAGFGLLLFALSVSLDSFSLGLTLGIYGAKTILVIAFFGVAAAILTWSGLMLGRKFQGWLGYYGEALGGSILLAFGIKLLMPLF
- the rpiB gene encoding ribose 5-phosphate isomerase B; this encodes MKVALASDHGGVNIRKEIASLMDELGIEYVDFGCECETSVDYPDYALPVAQKVASGEFDRGVLICGTGIGMSIAANKVKGIRCALVHDTFSAKATRAHNDTNVLAMGERVIGPGLARDIAKIWLTEGFEGGRHATRVGKISEYENN
- the upp gene encoding uracil phosphoribosyltransferase, producing the protein MAKVYVFDHPLIQHKLTYIRDKNTGTKEFRELVDEVATLMAFEITRDMSLEDIEIETPVCPTKSKVLSGKKIGIVPILRAGIGMVDGVLKLIPAAKVGHIGLYRDPETLMPVEYYIKLPSDVEEREFIVVDPMLATGGSANVAIESLKKRGAKNIKFMCLIAAPEGVEAVKEAHPDVDIYIAALDEKLNDHGYIVPGLGDAGDRLFGTK
- a CDS encoding NTP transferase domain-containing protein → MQKFQMLITLSKNPEITQRSLAKLCNLSVGKVNYTLNQLAEEKLIISQNEGKTRCYLLTQAGIDYLKNELDQLHETRVRLHNNERRTVKQAVILAAGEKAEFDRPACLLPIKDTTLLERTITILENQGIEKIIIVTGYKKEAFGKAEFLNDKTNIHFVENPRYLWTGSMYSLAAAAEYITDDFILFEDDILIEERAISEVLDHPGRDCVLITKESGSGDDAFIELHNGFLFKISKDIHQLNSIDGEMTGITKFSYEVYQEMLCFYGKNKNPYVNYEYLLLDVSRKIDIGILKIADLIWAEIDDREQHSKVLDKFYPLLMAKEAEFKERELKQVVADALKIDVDMVGSVEALGGLTNRNFKVTIGEEEFAARIPGKGTEQYINRLDEKVNTEVANKLGIQPEVIYFNEHSGLKIVRFIPNAETLNPQTGKREDNLTQVAAIFNKLHTSGESFRSVFSVFEKTGEYEAVIAELKGKLFDGHEEVRQQVMELQEYYQSLNIPLVPCHVDPLAENFVKSGNDKMYLIDWEYSGMNDPLWDIAAYIIEAELSPSEEKLFLLEYFEGVVTRESEEQLLINKIFVDFLWTLWALMKEAGGEDFGSYGITRFNRAKGFLQQFKGEEQLGKI